A section of the Meles meles chromosome 8, mMelMel3.1 paternal haplotype, whole genome shotgun sequence genome encodes:
- the LOC123949553 gene encoding olfactory receptor 52A5-like, translated as MINLNGTVFMPSVLTLIGIPGLESVQFWIGIPFCAMYITALFGNFLLLVIIRSERSLHEPMYLFLAMLGATDIALSTCILPKMLGIFWFHLPKIYFDACLFQMWFIHTFQCIESGILLAMALDRYVAICDPLRHATIFTHQLLTQIGVGVMLRAALFAAPCLILIKCRLKHYRTTVVSHSYCEHMAIVKLAAEDIRINKIYGLFVAFTILGLDIVFITLSYIRIFLTVFSLPQREARLKAFNTCIAHICVFLEFYLLGFFSFFTHRFGFHIPPYIHILLSNLYLLVPPLLNPIVYGVKTKQIRDRMSKIFCSKYPS; from the coding sequence ATGATCAATCTCAATGGCACAGTCTTCATGCCCTCGGTGCTGACATTGATCGGGATCCCTGGATTGGAGTCTGTGCAGTTCTGGATTGGAATTCCTTTCTGTGCCATGTACATCACTGCTCTATTTGGAAATTTCCTGCTCCTGGTCATCATCAGATCTGAACGCAGCCTCCATGAGCCTATGTATCTCTTCCTGGCAATGCTTGGAGCAACAGACATTGCTCTCAGTACCTGCATCCTACCCAAAATGCTAGGAATATTCTGGTTTCATCTGCCAAAAATATACTTTGATGCTTGTCTCTTTCAGATGTGGTTCATCCATACCTTCCAGTGCATCGAATCAGGAATTCTGCTGGCCATGGCCCtggaccgctatgtggccatctgtgaTCCCCTGAGACATGCAACCATCTTTACCCACCAACTTCTCACTCAGATTGGGGTTGGAGTGATGCTCAGAGCAGCACTCTTTGCAGCTCCATGTCTCATCCTCATCAAATGTCGGCTGAAACACTACCGGACCACTGTGGTCTCCCATTCATACTGTGAGCACATGGCCATCGTGAAGTTGGCAGCAGAAGACATCCGAATCAACAAGATCTATGGTCTCTTTGTGGCTTTCACTATACTTGGATTAGACATAGTTTTTATCACACTCTCTTATATCCGAATATTTCTAACTGTCTTCAGTCTTCCTCAGAGAGAAGCTAGGCTCAAAGCCTTCAATACCTGCATTGCCcatatttgtgtcttcctcgagTTTTATCTCCTcggtttcttctccttctttacACACAGGTTTGGGTTCCACATTCCACCCTACATTCATATTCTTCTGTCCAACCTTTATCTTCTTGTCCCTCCTTTGCTCAATCCTATTGTGTATGGGGTGAAGACCAAACAGATTCGAGACCGGATGTCCAAGATTTTCTGCTCTAAGTATCCATCTTGA
- the LOC123950054 gene encoding putative olfactory receptor 52P1, with the protein MADNATHHYISSFFLVGIPGLQAFHRWIGIPVFFLFALALLGNSVIIITIKLEPSLHQPMYFFLCMLAVNDMALASSTAPKMLGIFWLDAHGFDFSICLAQMYFIHTFCIMESALLVAMAFDRYVAICIPLRYTTILTTPMIIKMGLAGMTRAAFMVLPCPLLIKRLPYYTKYVINHAYCEHMAVVKLASANTFINRAYGISVALSVMVLDLGLIATSYIKILQAVFRLSSQNARSKALGTCAAHVCTILVSYTPALFSFLTHRIGKKVPPSIHIIFASLYLLVPPTVNPLVYGVKTKQIRDRVVSLFFPNKKISEN; encoded by the coding sequence ATGGCAGACAATGCTACACATCACTACATCTCATCTTTTTTCCTGGTTGGTATTCCCGGTTTGCAAGCTTTTCATCGCTGGATTGGCATCCCTGTCTTCTTCCTGTTTGCCCTGGCCCTGCTGGGGAACAGCgtaatcatcatcaccatcaaacTAGAACCAAGCCTCCACCAGcctatgtatttcttcctttgtatGCTGGCAGTGAATGACATGGCTCTTGCCTCTTCCACAGCCCCCAAGATGCTTGGTATCTTCTGGTTGGATGCTCACGGGTTTGATTTTAGTATCTGCCTAGCACAAATGTATTTTATCCACACATTCTGCATAATGGAGTCAGCCCTCTTGGTTGCCATGGCGTTTGACCGCTATGTAGCTATTTGTATCCCACTGCGTTATACAACCATCCTGACAACACCAATGATCATTAAAATGGGTCTAGCTGGTATGACCCGAGCTGCCTTTATGGTTTTGCCCTGTCCTCTTCTTATTAAAAGGCTACCATATTACACTAAATATGTCATCAACCACGCCTACTGTGAACACATGGCTGTGGTGAAGTTGGCCAGTGCCAACACCTTCATTAACAGAGCATATGGAATCTCTGTGGCCCTTTCAGTGATGGTGTTGGACCTAGGGCTCATAGCCACATCCTACATCAAAATCCTCCAGGCAGTCTTCCGGCTGTCTTCCCAGAATGCCCGCTCAAAGGCACTGGGCACCTGTGCTGCTCATGTCTGCACTATACTTGTGTCCTACACACCTGCTCTGTTTAGTTTCCTAACTCACCGCATTGGCAAGAAGGTACCTCCAAGCATTCATATAATTTTTgcaagtttgtatcttttggtgCCTCCCACAGTCAATCCCCTGGTGTATGGTGTTAAGACCAAGCAGATTCGTGACCGAGTGGTTAGTCTCTTCTTTCCAAACAAGAAGATTTCTGAAaactaa